A genomic stretch from Halichoerus grypus chromosome 5, mHalGry1.hap1.1, whole genome shotgun sequence includes:
- the RHPN1 gene encoding rhophilin-1 isoform X3, whose protein sequence is MRSLRPARPRGVGPGGCQGRPHSLGTPRSRGRGLADPSPPSSRSGWLWLLFVGAVAAADWAKTSFARSARRHAPSAGPRPPPGREQRGTRRGAREGPASASASRRARPERRAAMIPEERPDGPGAGEESASLQEAGSVRQGSDPLAQTPRGRPQSRRARVHQQITKELRMRTGAENLYRATSNAWVRATVALELSYVNSSLQLLKEELEELNGSSVEADRPEGEGITVPMIPLGLKETKELDWSTPLKELISGHFGEDSASYEAEIKELGDLRQAIRTPSRSEAGLELLMAYYTQLCFLDARFVAPPGNLGLLFHWYDSLTGVPAQQQALAFEKGSVLFNIGALHTQIGARQDRSCPEGTRRAVEAFQKAAGAFSLLRENFSRAPSPDMSPASLSMLEGLMTAQAQECIFEGLLLPSPEAPQDCLAQLRLAQEAAQVAAEYKQVHRTMTQPPVRDYVPFPWTTLVHVKAEYFCALAHYHAAVALCDSPPAAEEDFPVLPQAFLGPPATSEPWGAVLPQGQEERRNLGKAHLKRSILGQEEALRLHAVCRALRSVDLLQAVLAQALRRSLAKYSELDREDDFLETAEAPDIRPKTQQKPQIRAPSFSRVKVTDIFQRLGPLSVFSAKNHWRLAGPVRVTRGEAGFGLTLRGDAPVLVAAVIPGGPAAAAGLQEGDYIVSLNGQPCKWWRHAEVVAQLKGVGTEGVSLQVVTLLPRPEPPGTGHHRPALGGLLRIQKEWGWGPPAPARASPRRFLGWSRKAKRGKTTGRLSPQP, encoded by the exons ATGCGCAGTCTGCGCCCCGCCCGGCCGCGCGGCGTCGGGCCGGGCGGTTGCCAGGGACGACCGCATTCCCTTGGGACTCCTCGGTCGCGTGGGCGGGGCCTGGCCGACCCAAGCCCGCCTTCCTCGCGCTCTGGTTGGCTGTGGCTGCTGTTCGTTGGAGCCGTCGCGGCCGCCGATTGGGCAAAGACAAGTTTCGCACGCTCGGCTCGGCGCCACGCCCCTTCAGCCGGCCCGCGGCCGCCACCCGGGAGAGAACAGCGGGGGACCCGGCGCGGCGCCCGGGAGGGACCTGCGTCGGCCTCGGCTTCCAGGCGGGCACGGCCCGAGCGGCGGGCGGCGATGATCCCCGAGGAGAGGCCGGACGGCCCGGGAGCCGGCGAGGAGAGCGCGAGCCTGCAGGAGGCAGGCAGCGTTCGCCAG GGCTCTGACCCCCTGGCCCAGACACCACGTGGCCGCCCGCAGAGCCGCAGGGCCCGGGTCCACCAGCAGATCACCAAGGAGCTGCGGATGCGAACGGGTGCCGAGAACCTCTATAG AGCCACGAGCAACGCCTGGGTCAGGGCGACAGTGGCCCTGGAGCTGAGCTACGTCAACTCCAGCCTGCAGTTGCTGAAGGAGGAGCTGGAGGAGCTCAACGGCAGCAGCGTGGAGGCTGACCGGCCCGAGGG CGAAGGTATCACTGTCCCTATGATCCCCCTGGGGCTGAAGGAGACCAAGGAGCTGGACTGGTCCACACCGCTGAAG gaGCTGATCTCTGGGCACTTTGGAGAGGACAGTGCCTCCTACGAGGCCGAAATCAAGGAGCTGGGAGACCTGCGGCAG GCCATTCGGACCCCCAGCCGGAGTGAGGCGGGCCTGGAGCTGCTCATGGCCTACTACACCCAGCTCTGCTTCCTGGACGCGCGCTTCGTCGCCCCTCCCGGGAACCTCGGGCTACTCTTCCACTG GTACGACTCGCTCACGGGCGTCCCGGCCCAGCAGCAGGCCCTGGCCTTCGAGAAGGGCAGTGTGCTTTTCAACATCGGGGCCCTCCACACCCAGATTGGGGCTCGCCAGGACCGCTCCTGCCCCGAGGGCACCAGGCGCGCCGTCGAGGCCTTTCAGAAGGCTGCTG GGGCCTTCAGCCTCCTGAGGGAGAACTTTTCCCGAGCACCCAGCCCTGACATGAGCCCGGCCTCGCTCTCCATGCTGGAGGGACTCATGACTGCCCAGGCCCAAGAGTGCATCTTTGAGGGTCTCTTGCTGCCGTCTCCTGAAGCCCCCCAGGACTGCCTGGCCCAGCTACGCCTGGCTCAGGAGGCAGCCCAG GTGGCAGCTGAGTACAAGCAGGTGCACCGGACCATGACCCAGCCACCTGTCCGAGACTACGTGCCCTTCCCCTGGACCACCCTGGTGCACGTCAAGGCGGAGTACTTCTGCGCCCTGGCCCACTACCACGCGGCCGTGGCCCTCTGCGACAGCCCCC CAGCAGCCGAGGAGGACTTCCCAGTGCTGCCGCAGGCCTTCCTTGGGCCCCCGGCCACGTCGGAGCCGTGGGGCGCGGTGCTGCCTCAGGGGCAGGAGGAGCGCAGGAATCTGG GCAAGGCCCACCTGAAGCGCAGCATCCTGGGCCAGGAGGAGGCGCTGCGGCTGCACGCCGTGTGCCGGGCCCTGCGCAGCGTGGACCTGCTGCAAGCCGTGCTGGCCCAGGCGCTGCGGCGATCGCTCGCCAAGTACTCGGAGCTCGACCGCGAGGACGACTTCCTGGAGACCGCCGAGGCTCCCGACATCCGGC CTAAAACACAGCAGAAGCCCCAGATCAGGGCGCCCAGCTTCTCCAGGGTGAAGGTGACCGATATCTTCCAGCGGCTG gggcccctgtcAGTGTTTTCGGCCAAGAACCACTGGCGGCTGGCCGGGCCTGTGCGCGTGACCCGCGGAGAGGCCGGCTTTGGGCTCACGCTGCGCGGAGACGCGCCTGTCCTCGTTGCTGCTGTCATCCCCGGGGGCCCGGCCGCG GCAGCCGGCCTGCAGGAGGGCGACTACATCGTGTCCCTGAACGGGCAGCCCTGCAAGTGGTGGAGGCACGCCGAGGTGGTGGCGCAGCTGAAGGGCGTGGGCACCGAGGGTGTGAGCCTGCAGGTGGTCACGCTGCTGCCCAGGCCGGAGCCCCCTGGCACG GGGCACCACCGGCCGGCCCTGGGAGGGCTTCTGAGGATCCagaaggagtgggggtgggggcccccaGCTCCTGCACGAGCCAGCCCCAGGCGCTTCCTTGGCTGGAGCCGCAAGGCCAAGAGGGGCAAGACCACAGGGAGGCTGTCCCCTCAGCCCTGA
- the RHPN1 gene encoding rhophilin-1 isoform X5 produces MRSLRPARPRGVGPGGCQGRPHSLGTPRSRGRGLADPSPPSSRSGWLWLLFVGAVAAADWAKTSFARSARRHAPSAGPRPPPGREQRGTRRGAREGPASASASRRARPERRAAMIPEERPDGPGAGEESASLQEAGSVRQGSDPLAQTPRGRPQSRRARVHQQITKELRMRTGAENLYSEGITVPMIPLGLKETKELDWSTPLKELISGHFGEDSASYEAEIKELGDLRQAIRTPSRSEAGLELLMAYYTQLCFLDARFVAPPGNLGLLFHWYDSLTGVPAQQQALAFEKGSVLFNIGALHTQIGARQDRSCPEGTRRAVEAFQKAAGAFSLLRENFSRAPSPDMSPASLSMLEGLMTAQAQECIFEGLLLPSPEAPQDCLAQLRLAQEAAQVAAEYKQVHRTMTQPPVRDYVPFPWTTLVHVKAEYFCALAHYHAAVALCDSPRECPGPPVCVLAQALAWRGSRPSLTPAAAEEDFPVLPQAFLGPPATSEPWGAVLPQGQEERRNLGKAHLKRSILGQEEALRLHAVCRALRSVDLLQAVLAQALRRSLAKYSELDREDDFLETAEAPDIRPKTQQKPQIRAPSFSRVKVTDIFQRLGPLSVFSAKNHWRLAGPVRVTRGEAGFGLTLRGDAPVLVAAVIPGGPAAAAGLQEGDYIVSLNGQPCKWWRHAEVVAQLKGVGTEGVSLQVVTLLPRPEPPGTGHHRPALGGLLRIQKEWGWGPPAPARASPRRFLGWSRKAKRGKTTGRLSPQP; encoded by the exons ATGCGCAGTCTGCGCCCCGCCCGGCCGCGCGGCGTCGGGCCGGGCGGTTGCCAGGGACGACCGCATTCCCTTGGGACTCCTCGGTCGCGTGGGCGGGGCCTGGCCGACCCAAGCCCGCCTTCCTCGCGCTCTGGTTGGCTGTGGCTGCTGTTCGTTGGAGCCGTCGCGGCCGCCGATTGGGCAAAGACAAGTTTCGCACGCTCGGCTCGGCGCCACGCCCCTTCAGCCGGCCCGCGGCCGCCACCCGGGAGAGAACAGCGGGGGACCCGGCGCGGCGCCCGGGAGGGACCTGCGTCGGCCTCGGCTTCCAGGCGGGCACGGCCCGAGCGGCGGGCGGCGATGATCCCCGAGGAGAGGCCGGACGGCCCGGGAGCCGGCGAGGAGAGCGCGAGCCTGCAGGAGGCAGGCAGCGTTCGCCAG GGCTCTGACCCCCTGGCCCAGACACCACGTGGCCGCCCGCAGAGCCGCAGGGCCCGGGTCCACCAGCAGATCACCAAGGAGCTGCGGATGCGAACGGGTGCCGAGAACCTCTATAG CGAAGGTATCACTGTCCCTATGATCCCCCTGGGGCTGAAGGAGACCAAGGAGCTGGACTGGTCCACACCGCTGAAG gaGCTGATCTCTGGGCACTTTGGAGAGGACAGTGCCTCCTACGAGGCCGAAATCAAGGAGCTGGGAGACCTGCGGCAG GCCATTCGGACCCCCAGCCGGAGTGAGGCGGGCCTGGAGCTGCTCATGGCCTACTACACCCAGCTCTGCTTCCTGGACGCGCGCTTCGTCGCCCCTCCCGGGAACCTCGGGCTACTCTTCCACTG GTACGACTCGCTCACGGGCGTCCCGGCCCAGCAGCAGGCCCTGGCCTTCGAGAAGGGCAGTGTGCTTTTCAACATCGGGGCCCTCCACACCCAGATTGGGGCTCGCCAGGACCGCTCCTGCCCCGAGGGCACCAGGCGCGCCGTCGAGGCCTTTCAGAAGGCTGCTG GGGCCTTCAGCCTCCTGAGGGAGAACTTTTCCCGAGCACCCAGCCCTGACATGAGCCCGGCCTCGCTCTCCATGCTGGAGGGACTCATGACTGCCCAGGCCCAAGAGTGCATCTTTGAGGGTCTCTTGCTGCCGTCTCCTGAAGCCCCCCAGGACTGCCTGGCCCAGCTACGCCTGGCTCAGGAGGCAGCCCAG GTGGCAGCTGAGTACAAGCAGGTGCACCGGACCATGACCCAGCCACCTGTCCGAGACTACGTGCCCTTCCCCTGGACCACCCTGGTGCACGTCAAGGCGGAGTACTTCTGCGCCCTGGCCCACTACCACGCGGCCGTGGCCCTCTGCGACAGCCCCCGTGAGTGCCCTGGCCCGCCCGTCTGCGTGCTGGCACAGGCCCTGGCGTGGAGGGGCTCACGGCCCTCTCTGACCCCAGCAGCAGCCGAGGAGGACTTCCCAGTGCTGCCGCAGGCCTTCCTTGGGCCCCCGGCCACGTCGGAGCCGTGGGGCGCGGTGCTGCCTCAGGGGCAGGAGGAGCGCAGGAATCTGG GCAAGGCCCACCTGAAGCGCAGCATCCTGGGCCAGGAGGAGGCGCTGCGGCTGCACGCCGTGTGCCGGGCCCTGCGCAGCGTGGACCTGCTGCAAGCCGTGCTGGCCCAGGCGCTGCGGCGATCGCTCGCCAAGTACTCGGAGCTCGACCGCGAGGACGACTTCCTGGAGACCGCCGAGGCTCCCGACATCCGGC CTAAAACACAGCAGAAGCCCCAGATCAGGGCGCCCAGCTTCTCCAGGGTGAAGGTGACCGATATCTTCCAGCGGCTG gggcccctgtcAGTGTTTTCGGCCAAGAACCACTGGCGGCTGGCCGGGCCTGTGCGCGTGACCCGCGGAGAGGCCGGCTTTGGGCTCACGCTGCGCGGAGACGCGCCTGTCCTCGTTGCTGCTGTCATCCCCGGGGGCCCGGCCGCG GCAGCCGGCCTGCAGGAGGGCGACTACATCGTGTCCCTGAACGGGCAGCCCTGCAAGTGGTGGAGGCACGCCGAGGTGGTGGCGCAGCTGAAGGGCGTGGGCACCGAGGGTGTGAGCCTGCAGGTGGTCACGCTGCTGCCCAGGCCGGAGCCCCCTGGCACG GGGCACCACCGGCCGGCCCTGGGAGGGCTTCTGAGGATCCagaaggagtgggggtgggggcccccaGCTCCTGCACGAGCCAGCCCCAGGCGCTTCCTTGGCTGGAGCCGCAAGGCCAAGAGGGGCAAGACCACAGGGAGGCTGTCCCCTCAGCCCTGA
- the RHPN1 gene encoding rhophilin-1 isoform X2, giving the protein MRSLRPARPRGVGPGGCQGRPHSLGTPRSRGRGLADPSPPSSRSGWLWLLFVGAVAAADWAKTSFARSARRHAPSAGPRPPPGREQRGTRRGAREGPASASASRRARPERRAAMIPEERPDGPGAGEESASLQEAGSVRQGSDPLAQTPRGRPQSRRARVHQQITKELRMRTGAENLYSLQLLKEELEELNGSSVEADRPEGEGITVPMIPLGLKETKELDWSTPLKELISGHFGEDSASYEAEIKELGDLRQAIRTPSRSEAGLELLMAYYTQLCFLDARFVAPPGNLGLLFHWYDSLTGVPAQQQALAFEKGSVLFNIGALHTQIGARQDRSCPEGTRRAVEAFQKAAGAFSLLRENFSRAPSPDMSPASLSMLEGLMTAQAQECIFEGLLLPSPEAPQDCLAQLRLAQEAAQVAAEYKQVHRTMTQPPVRDYVPFPWTTLVHVKAEYFCALAHYHAAVALCDSPRECPGPPVCVLAQALAWRGSRPSLTPAAAEEDFPVLPQAFLGPPATSEPWGAVLPQGQEERRNLGKAHLKRSILGQEEALRLHAVCRALRSVDLLQAVLAQALRRSLAKYSELDREDDFLETAEAPDIRPKTQQKPQIRAPSFSRVKVTDIFQRLGPLSVFSAKNHWRLAGPVRVTRGEAGFGLTLRGDAPVLVAAVIPGGPAAAAGLQEGDYIVSLNGQPCKWWRHAEVVAQLKGVGTEGVSLQVVTLLPRPEPPGTGHHRPALGGLLRIQKEWGWGPPAPARASPRRFLGWSRKAKRGKTTGRLSPQP; this is encoded by the exons ATGCGCAGTCTGCGCCCCGCCCGGCCGCGCGGCGTCGGGCCGGGCGGTTGCCAGGGACGACCGCATTCCCTTGGGACTCCTCGGTCGCGTGGGCGGGGCCTGGCCGACCCAAGCCCGCCTTCCTCGCGCTCTGGTTGGCTGTGGCTGCTGTTCGTTGGAGCCGTCGCGGCCGCCGATTGGGCAAAGACAAGTTTCGCACGCTCGGCTCGGCGCCACGCCCCTTCAGCCGGCCCGCGGCCGCCACCCGGGAGAGAACAGCGGGGGACCCGGCGCGGCGCCCGGGAGGGACCTGCGTCGGCCTCGGCTTCCAGGCGGGCACGGCCCGAGCGGCGGGCGGCGATGATCCCCGAGGAGAGGCCGGACGGCCCGGGAGCCGGCGAGGAGAGCGCGAGCCTGCAGGAGGCAGGCAGCGTTCGCCAG GGCTCTGACCCCCTGGCCCAGACACCACGTGGCCGCCCGCAGAGCCGCAGGGCCCGGGTCCACCAGCAGATCACCAAGGAGCTGCGGATGCGAACGGGTGCCGAGAACCTCTATAG CCTGCAGTTGCTGAAGGAGGAGCTGGAGGAGCTCAACGGCAGCAGCGTGGAGGCTGACCGGCCCGAGGG CGAAGGTATCACTGTCCCTATGATCCCCCTGGGGCTGAAGGAGACCAAGGAGCTGGACTGGTCCACACCGCTGAAG gaGCTGATCTCTGGGCACTTTGGAGAGGACAGTGCCTCCTACGAGGCCGAAATCAAGGAGCTGGGAGACCTGCGGCAG GCCATTCGGACCCCCAGCCGGAGTGAGGCGGGCCTGGAGCTGCTCATGGCCTACTACACCCAGCTCTGCTTCCTGGACGCGCGCTTCGTCGCCCCTCCCGGGAACCTCGGGCTACTCTTCCACTG GTACGACTCGCTCACGGGCGTCCCGGCCCAGCAGCAGGCCCTGGCCTTCGAGAAGGGCAGTGTGCTTTTCAACATCGGGGCCCTCCACACCCAGATTGGGGCTCGCCAGGACCGCTCCTGCCCCGAGGGCACCAGGCGCGCCGTCGAGGCCTTTCAGAAGGCTGCTG GGGCCTTCAGCCTCCTGAGGGAGAACTTTTCCCGAGCACCCAGCCCTGACATGAGCCCGGCCTCGCTCTCCATGCTGGAGGGACTCATGACTGCCCAGGCCCAAGAGTGCATCTTTGAGGGTCTCTTGCTGCCGTCTCCTGAAGCCCCCCAGGACTGCCTGGCCCAGCTACGCCTGGCTCAGGAGGCAGCCCAG GTGGCAGCTGAGTACAAGCAGGTGCACCGGACCATGACCCAGCCACCTGTCCGAGACTACGTGCCCTTCCCCTGGACCACCCTGGTGCACGTCAAGGCGGAGTACTTCTGCGCCCTGGCCCACTACCACGCGGCCGTGGCCCTCTGCGACAGCCCCCGTGAGTGCCCTGGCCCGCCCGTCTGCGTGCTGGCACAGGCCCTGGCGTGGAGGGGCTCACGGCCCTCTCTGACCCCAGCAGCAGCCGAGGAGGACTTCCCAGTGCTGCCGCAGGCCTTCCTTGGGCCCCCGGCCACGTCGGAGCCGTGGGGCGCGGTGCTGCCTCAGGGGCAGGAGGAGCGCAGGAATCTGG GCAAGGCCCACCTGAAGCGCAGCATCCTGGGCCAGGAGGAGGCGCTGCGGCTGCACGCCGTGTGCCGGGCCCTGCGCAGCGTGGACCTGCTGCAAGCCGTGCTGGCCCAGGCGCTGCGGCGATCGCTCGCCAAGTACTCGGAGCTCGACCGCGAGGACGACTTCCTGGAGACCGCCGAGGCTCCCGACATCCGGC CTAAAACACAGCAGAAGCCCCAGATCAGGGCGCCCAGCTTCTCCAGGGTGAAGGTGACCGATATCTTCCAGCGGCTG gggcccctgtcAGTGTTTTCGGCCAAGAACCACTGGCGGCTGGCCGGGCCTGTGCGCGTGACCCGCGGAGAGGCCGGCTTTGGGCTCACGCTGCGCGGAGACGCGCCTGTCCTCGTTGCTGCTGTCATCCCCGGGGGCCCGGCCGCG GCAGCCGGCCTGCAGGAGGGCGACTACATCGTGTCCCTGAACGGGCAGCCCTGCAAGTGGTGGAGGCACGCCGAGGTGGTGGCGCAGCTGAAGGGCGTGGGCACCGAGGGTGTGAGCCTGCAGGTGGTCACGCTGCTGCCCAGGCCGGAGCCCCCTGGCACG GGGCACCACCGGCCGGCCCTGGGAGGGCTTCTGAGGATCCagaaggagtgggggtgggggcccccaGCTCCTGCACGAGCCAGCCCCAGGCGCTTCCTTGGCTGGAGCCGCAAGGCCAAGAGGGGCAAGACCACAGGGAGGCTGTCCCCTCAGCCCTGA
- the RHPN1 gene encoding rhophilin-1 isoform X4, translating into MRSLRPARPRGVGPGGCQGRPHSLGTPRSRGRGLADPSPPSSRSGWLWLLFVGAVAAADWAKTSFARSARRHAPSAGPRPPPGREQRGTRRGAREGPASASASRRARPERRAAMIPEERPDGPGAGEESASLQEAGSVRQGSDPLAQTPRGRPQSRRARVHQQITKELRMRTGAENLYRATSNAWVRATVALELSYVNSSLQLLKEELEELNGSSVEADRPEGEGITVPMIPLGLKETKELDWSTPLKELISGHFGEDSASYEAEIKELGDLRQAIRTPSRSEAGLELLMAYYTQLCFLDARFVAPPGNLGLLFHWYDSLTGVPAQQQALAFEKGSVLFNIGALHTQIGARQDRSCPEGTRRAVEAFQKAAGAFSLLRENFSRAPSPDMSPASLSMLEGLMTAQAQECIFEGLLLPSPEAPQDCLAQLRLAQEAAQVAAEYKQVHRTMTQPPVRDYVPFPWTTLVHVKAEYFCALAHYHAAVALCDSPPAEEDFPVLPQAFLGPPATSEPWGAVLPQGQEERRNLGKAHLKRSILGQEEALRLHAVCRALRSVDLLQAVLAQALRRSLAKYSELDREDDFLETAEAPDIRPKTQQKPQIRAPSFSRVKVTDIFQRLGPLSVFSAKNHWRLAGPVRVTRGEAGFGLTLRGDAPVLVAAVIPGGPAAAAGLQEGDYIVSLNGQPCKWWRHAEVVAQLKGVGTEGVSLQVVTLLPRPEPPGTGHHRPALGGLLRIQKEWGWGPPAPARASPRRFLGWSRKAKRGKTTGRLSPQP; encoded by the exons ATGCGCAGTCTGCGCCCCGCCCGGCCGCGCGGCGTCGGGCCGGGCGGTTGCCAGGGACGACCGCATTCCCTTGGGACTCCTCGGTCGCGTGGGCGGGGCCTGGCCGACCCAAGCCCGCCTTCCTCGCGCTCTGGTTGGCTGTGGCTGCTGTTCGTTGGAGCCGTCGCGGCCGCCGATTGGGCAAAGACAAGTTTCGCACGCTCGGCTCGGCGCCACGCCCCTTCAGCCGGCCCGCGGCCGCCACCCGGGAGAGAACAGCGGGGGACCCGGCGCGGCGCCCGGGAGGGACCTGCGTCGGCCTCGGCTTCCAGGCGGGCACGGCCCGAGCGGCGGGCGGCGATGATCCCCGAGGAGAGGCCGGACGGCCCGGGAGCCGGCGAGGAGAGCGCGAGCCTGCAGGAGGCAGGCAGCGTTCGCCAG GGCTCTGACCCCCTGGCCCAGACACCACGTGGCCGCCCGCAGAGCCGCAGGGCCCGGGTCCACCAGCAGATCACCAAGGAGCTGCGGATGCGAACGGGTGCCGAGAACCTCTATAG AGCCACGAGCAACGCCTGGGTCAGGGCGACAGTGGCCCTGGAGCTGAGCTACGTCAACTCCAGCCTGCAGTTGCTGAAGGAGGAGCTGGAGGAGCTCAACGGCAGCAGCGTGGAGGCTGACCGGCCCGAGGG CGAAGGTATCACTGTCCCTATGATCCCCCTGGGGCTGAAGGAGACCAAGGAGCTGGACTGGTCCACACCGCTGAAG gaGCTGATCTCTGGGCACTTTGGAGAGGACAGTGCCTCCTACGAGGCCGAAATCAAGGAGCTGGGAGACCTGCGGCAG GCCATTCGGACCCCCAGCCGGAGTGAGGCGGGCCTGGAGCTGCTCATGGCCTACTACACCCAGCTCTGCTTCCTGGACGCGCGCTTCGTCGCCCCTCCCGGGAACCTCGGGCTACTCTTCCACTG GTACGACTCGCTCACGGGCGTCCCGGCCCAGCAGCAGGCCCTGGCCTTCGAGAAGGGCAGTGTGCTTTTCAACATCGGGGCCCTCCACACCCAGATTGGGGCTCGCCAGGACCGCTCCTGCCCCGAGGGCACCAGGCGCGCCGTCGAGGCCTTTCAGAAGGCTGCTG GGGCCTTCAGCCTCCTGAGGGAGAACTTTTCCCGAGCACCCAGCCCTGACATGAGCCCGGCCTCGCTCTCCATGCTGGAGGGACTCATGACTGCCCAGGCCCAAGAGTGCATCTTTGAGGGTCTCTTGCTGCCGTCTCCTGAAGCCCCCCAGGACTGCCTGGCCCAGCTACGCCTGGCTCAGGAGGCAGCCCAG GTGGCAGCTGAGTACAAGCAGGTGCACCGGACCATGACCCAGCCACCTGTCCGAGACTACGTGCCCTTCCCCTGGACCACCCTGGTGCACGTCAAGGCGGAGTACTTCTGCGCCCTGGCCCACTACCACGCGGCCGTGGCCCTCTGCGACAGCCCCC CAGCCGAGGAGGACTTCCCAGTGCTGCCGCAGGCCTTCCTTGGGCCCCCGGCCACGTCGGAGCCGTGGGGCGCGGTGCTGCCTCAGGGGCAGGAGGAGCGCAGGAATCTGG GCAAGGCCCACCTGAAGCGCAGCATCCTGGGCCAGGAGGAGGCGCTGCGGCTGCACGCCGTGTGCCGGGCCCTGCGCAGCGTGGACCTGCTGCAAGCCGTGCTGGCCCAGGCGCTGCGGCGATCGCTCGCCAAGTACTCGGAGCTCGACCGCGAGGACGACTTCCTGGAGACCGCCGAGGCTCCCGACATCCGGC CTAAAACACAGCAGAAGCCCCAGATCAGGGCGCCCAGCTTCTCCAGGGTGAAGGTGACCGATATCTTCCAGCGGCTG gggcccctgtcAGTGTTTTCGGCCAAGAACCACTGGCGGCTGGCCGGGCCTGTGCGCGTGACCCGCGGAGAGGCCGGCTTTGGGCTCACGCTGCGCGGAGACGCGCCTGTCCTCGTTGCTGCTGTCATCCCCGGGGGCCCGGCCGCG GCAGCCGGCCTGCAGGAGGGCGACTACATCGTGTCCCTGAACGGGCAGCCCTGCAAGTGGTGGAGGCACGCCGAGGTGGTGGCGCAGCTGAAGGGCGTGGGCACCGAGGGTGTGAGCCTGCAGGTGGTCACGCTGCTGCCCAGGCCGGAGCCCCCTGGCACG GGGCACCACCGGCCGGCCCTGGGAGGGCTTCTGAGGATCCagaaggagtgggggtgggggcccccaGCTCCTGCACGAGCCAGCCCCAGGCGCTTCCTTGGCTGGAGCCGCAAGGCCAAGAGGGGCAAGACCACAGGGAGGCTGTCCCCTCAGCCCTGA